The sequence CCTAAAGAGCTAACGTTTAAGTTCTAGTCAAATTTTGATCAAGTGTTGGATCTGGACTGGTTACGATATGTCTTGCGTTTTCCCTGCAGTTGTTGAGTTTTGAAAGTGGAGTATCGTCTCTATCTTGTTCAGACATCCTTATTAGTGACATTGGACAGTACCGATAGGTCAAGAAGTGCTGTATAAATTTGTTCCTTCTGTTCGGCTTCAAGTTTTTTGCTACTCTATGCTTTGTACGTTGCTGCGGTCggcttgacatggctaccagcggtgtgtgagaagagtaatttttcactggctgagtgaaacgaaataagtgaaaaatgtttttctcatacaccgctggggcctgggtataggtcatgtgacctatgtggcgggcagttgtttttgttgcgtccgccattgccgactttcccgcccacccacccagatatttgaagtttttatacaATGCCAGTATAATGTACTAGCCTTgaacttttttcgtttatttccggtctttagtgtaatgctacttgtattagctttgaatttgcaataaaggtcaggcggcggtcggcttgacatggctaccagcgGTGTGTGAGAAGTTAACTAGTCACATACAAGTCCTAGAGACTATGGGTAAGGCTAAGGAAATTGGAGGGTTCGTGCGTGCAACGCTTGATAAGCTACCTGACATTCGAGCAGACCTGGTTCGTCTCGATGATGACTGGCAAGAGTGGGGATTTCCTGAACTAATTGAATCCTTGAGAAAGTGGTGCGACCGTAATCCTACTTCCAGTAGAGATCAAATGCCCAGCACATCAGACCCAGCAATCCATAGTCCACCAAACCGTGGCCTGCCTACCCGTGACTCGGGGATCCTGAATCCATCATATCGCCACTCTCGAAACCGCTATccaccaaagaaaaaccctgcctACCAAACCAAGGATGAAAGTGCGAAGGCAGCAAGTGTCTGTGTGTATTGCAATGGTGAAGATCATCGCTCGGCAGAGTGTGGGAAGTTCCCTAGCATCTCCCAGCGCCGGAGGATTTTAAGTGACAAGAAACTGTGCTTCAACTGCACAGGTACGAGACATCAAGCGCAAGACTGTCGCAGCAAGAATGCCTGTCAACGATGTGGCAGCAGACATCACACGTCTATTTGTGACAGGTTGCCTAGTAACAACCAGATGATGCTGGTGACAGGTGATCAGGAGAGTTCAGTCATCTATCCAGTGGTGGTGGTGGTAGTCGATGGCATCAAGTGTAGAGCATTATTGGACACAGGAGCTGGTAGTTCGTATGTGTCAGCAGCCTTAGTCGAACGGCTCAACAAGCGTCCGACACATGTTGAACATAAGCAGATTGAAATGATGCTTTGCTCTACAATCCAGAAGGTACGAAGCTACACAGTGAAGGTTGCAAGTGTCGACGGGAAGTTTGAGATGACAACAAAGGTTAACAAAGTTGATAAGGGAGTCCTACTCACAGTCACGAACCCACATTATGGAGAACTGATAAGCAAGTATCCTCACCTGGAGGGAGTAGTTATGGAGGACAGTGACAAGAAAAGTGAATTGCCCATCCATCTCATACTCGGCGCCAGCGAGTACTCGAGAATCAAAACCGAGACAAAACCGAGGATTGGTAAACCATCTGAGCCTATTGCCGAGCTCACCACACTAGGGTGGGCGATGATGTCCTCCGGTAAAGAACCAGGCCTCTCTAACGTTTACTTGACAAAGTCATCAGCAGCAGACTATGAGCAGCTCTGTAGTTTAGATGTCCTAGGTCTCAAAGATAGTCCAGAATCAGATCAGGGGAGCGTGTATGATGAATTTATCGAGCAGCTAGACCGAAGCGAGGAAGGCTGGTATGAAAGTGGGCTGTTGTGGAAGCCAGGTCATGGTCGTCTGCTCACGAACGAACATAGTAGTATTGCGAGACTAGAGGGTCTAGTGAGGAAGTTGCAGCGAGAACCAGGCATGATTGACAAGTACGATGAGATTATTCAAGAACAACTAAAAGAGGGGATAGTTGAGAGAGTGGTAGAGGAACCCAATGAGAGAGTATTTTACATCCCGCACAAACCAGTGAAAAGGGAAACATCAACAACGACAAAACTCAGAATTGTATTTGATGCGTCAGCTAAGCCAAGTGATGAGAGTCCTTCATTGAATGAGTGTTTGGAGACGGGGCCCCCTCTACAAAACCTGTTGTGGAATGTACTTGTGCGTAATCGCGTCAAACCAGTTGCCCTAACTGCAGACATCAAACAAGCCTTCCTTCAAGTGCGCATAAGGGCTGAGGACAGGGACGTCTTACGTTTTCACTGGATTAAGAACAAGGATCCTTCAACAATCGAGGTGTTGAGATTTACGCGAGCGCTCTTTGGGTTGGTACAATCACCTTTCTTACTAGCAGGAACTTTGAGGTTACACTTAGAAAACTCAAGAACAAGGTACCCCGTAGGAATTGAGGAGATTTTGAAAAGCCTATATGTCGATGACATCATCTCAGGGGGCAACACGACAGCTGAGGTCCAGAGCCTGAAGAAGACGATAACATCAGTGTTTGCCGAAGCCAAGTTTACCATGCACAAGTGGAACTCCAACGATCCTCAGCTAGAGAGTGAGAATGTTGTTCCTGTTGACGAGCAGCAGAGCTATGCAAAACAGCAGTTAGGAGTTAAAACAGGTGAAACCAAGATGTTGGGACTTCCCTGGAACAAGAGGGAGGACTTAATCGCTGTCACCTTTCCTGAGGAACCTGTCGATGTCACGAAGAGAGGAATTCTACGATTCTTAGCTGCAGTGTATGACCCGCTTGGGATTGCCTCACCGACAATGCTCGTGGGGAAACTTCTGTATCGCGAAGTATGTGAGAGTCGTCTTCCATGGGATGAGAAGGTATCGGATAGAATGGGACAGGAGTGGTTGAAGTTTGTGAGGAGTCTTCCCAACAAGGTTGAAGTATCACGTAGCCTAGCAAGGTTCAGGGAGCCTGTCGAAGGAGTCGTTTTACATGCGTTCGGTGACACAAGTGGTTCGGGGATTTCATCAGCAGTCTATGCAGTGATCACTCAGGCCTCTGGAGTGAGCAAGGGATTGATAGCAGCAAAGTCAAGGTTAGCAAAGAAGAATCTCACAATCCCAAGGTTAGAGTTGGTAGCAGCACACATGACAGCAAATCTTGTGGACAATGTAAGAACAGCGCTTGAAGGATACCCGATTACATCAGTGTATGGGTGGAGCGACAGTACTGTCGCACTCCATTGGATCAAGGGAGGAGGATCCTACAAGCACTTCGTGACCAATAGAGTTCGCAAGATCAGTTCCAAGGATTTCATTGAATGGAGACATGTCGACACCAACCACAATCCAGCAGATATAGGGAGCAGAGGCTGTAAAGCAGACCAGTTGACCAACATGTGGCTGTCTGGACCAGAGTGGCTGCCCAATCCAGAGAAATGGCCAAGAGACATAGTGACTAAAGCTAACAAAGAGACAGAAGCTGAAGCCAAACGCATTAAAGAGGTTTTTGCGGTAGCGGTGGATACGAGAGATGACTTTGATGAAGTGCTTGAGAAGCATAACTTCTGGCGAGTGATCAGAATCAGTGCATGGATTATGCGATTCCTTCAGAATGGCCGAAGCAAGAAATCGTATAGAGTTAGTGGTCCCTTGACTACGGCTGAAACTGAGAAGCAGGTCAAATGGTGGATAAAGCGTGAGCAAGAGCGATACAGTGCGACAGAGAAATTCCTAGAAGACCAACAAAGGCTCAACCTCCAGAAGAACGATGAGGGGATCTATTTGTGCAGAGGAAGGATTCAAGGACATTACCCTGTGTACCTGCCGCCCAGAGTAAGCTTATCAGAGAAAATAGTGCAAGACGCCCACCTCTTGACTCTTCACGGGGGAGTGGGATCAACTATGGCGCATGTCAGACAAGAGTATTGGATACCACGTCTCCGTCAGCTAGCAAAGAACTTGATCAGTCACTGTTATGGGTGTAAGAAATTCCATGCCACAAGGTTTCGAAATCCACCTCCTGGGATCCTACCAGTGGACCGCACCGAAGGATTATATCCTTCCCAAGTAGTGGGAGTAGATTACGCTGGGCCAATACTGTACAAGGTTTCTAAGAAATTGGAAGGCAAAGCATACATACTACTGTTTGCATGCAGTTTGACAAGAGCAGTCCATTTGGAGCTACTAACTGACCAGACCACAGAGGGTTTCACCAAGTGTTTGAAAAGGTTCATTGCGAGACGGGGAAGGCCTACTAAGATTTATTCAGATAATGGGAAGAGCTTTGTCGCAGCATCTAAATGGCTCAAAAGAATCATGAAAGACGAGAAGACTCAAGACTTCTTGGCCCATCACAACATCCTTTGGCAGTTTAACCTCGCTAGGGCCCCATGGTGGGGTGGTCAATTTGAACGCTTAGTAGGAGTTGTAAAACAAGCTTTCTACAAGGCTATTGGTCGGGCCCTTCTGATGTTTGATGAGCTCGAAGAAGTGGTCCTCGATGTAGAGGTGGCCGTCAACAATCGTCCATTATCCTATGTTGAAGACGACGTTGAGCTTCCTGTGCTAACCCCAGTTACTATGATGCATGGTCAGTCTAACCTTCTCCCAGAGGAAGATGCAGACGCATTTGAGAATGTGGACCTATGTAAGAGAGCGAGATATGTTCGTCGGTGAAAGGACATTCCATGGTCACGTTGGACCACGGAATACATAAGGAGCCTGAGGGAGAGACACAATCTGAAACACAAGACCAAAGAGTTGACCCTAAAAGTTGGTGATGTAGTTTTGATCCAGAGCGAGGAGCGCAAAGGTGGAAAGTGGAGTATCGGAATCGTTGTGAAACTCATAGAGGGACGTGACGGAGTCGTGCGAGGAGCTAGACTGAGAGCAGGCAAGTCGTATTTGGAGCGTGCGATACAACATTTATGCTCAATGGAGCTGTCGTGTGACGTGTGAGAGGCACCGCCAAACCAGCTGGTACAGCTTAATCCTCGAGCTAGAGATTTCACTCCGAGATGAGCTGCAGTAGTAGCCGCTCAGCGGATCAGACACATTGCAGAAAACGAAAGTGAATGAACTGTCCCTGTTGTCCAGAAGGGATTATGAACTGTTAGAACTGTTAAACGTGTTATTTGCACGAGAGACTTACTGTTACTATTGTTCAAATTGTGGAGGTGCGATTATATTTACTCCACTTGCGTGTATCAAATAGGGGGAGAGTGTCGGAACGAGAAACGTGACAATTGCGTGACGCGAATATTGACGTCATGGAGACCGGTTGAGAACGAGTTTAGTGAGCACGAGGCGTGAAGGAGGGAGGAAAAAATAGCGATTGTATTGTTTACGAGTGCGATATAAATAAATGCATTGAAAGTTAGCTGGTGTCAAGTAATCATTGCGACAACAGAAATACGAAACCAACTTGAAAGAATCTCTTTCGACAGAGCTCGTGGTGCCTGCATTCATTCAAAAGTACGATGGGCATGAATTTGGAGAACGGAGctgaaaatatttcttaaatcttgaaaaaagaaattatgagaataaatttattacacgtCTAACAAAAGACGATGAAAGTTGTCTAACTGATTAACTGATCCAAAAGAAGTTCTTGAAGAACAGAGACGATTTTATAGTAAATTATATTCTTCGCAGAATCCGCGAGTCAACGATCCTAGATTTAATTTGCTTTTCACAGGCTTTCCTGCTCGCACATACGACCAAACAAATTGCACattgtcaatcagtaggtgataaaCTACAAAAGCGTGTGAGGCTTTTTagatattccgattggttgccgagaaaatctattttgaagttggcgaattgaatacTTGCagatcttcgtaaattgagagcgcgtaaaagggaaaatattcggaatatcaaaaaagcctcacacacttttgcgcattgataaccaaggaacattttggccaaatttcataagaaacCATCAAATCTGCATACCCTATTAATttaattcgcttgaagaagggaaatccacaCAAAAATAAAGCCCGATATTTAGACTCCtcaagttttaaaagctttccTCACTTCATCAAAGCAGCTGTCAATTGGGTCATGCCGCCaaccaatgaaacacaaggtaGGACCCCCCGAACGGCTTGCAACAAAAATAACCCATTGAATTCGCGTCGAATTGCGGCAATATTCTTGTAATAGATAATGTTAAATCAAAGAgaaaagcgtctagaaaaacagaaaggagaaaacgacccaaacaacgcgaaacagcgcaacttgcattgtaaacaaaatatgcaaatgtttgtaatttaagtcccacacAGGCGCTAAATGAGTTAGTCatttattaactcttctccaaaatagtttttccccggtatcttgcgatcattaaatgcttttaacttatttttttcaccaaactttaaatcaatgttttagctatattatgagcaaaggaaaaaaatcataaaatttggcctttgaagggctacagtaaccttaagccATTCAATATGGTGACGCCCAAACTactgtaatttttcaaaagcctTTTGTGTTAACCTGTGAAATCATAGCAACGGAAATAAGTTGTTTACCTACTTgcgcaaattttttttcaagccgtGTAAATTTTCGACCACTCATGAGCGACTTCTGAGAACCCGTTCGGTTGTGCTTTGCCACTCGTTCACTCAACTTTTCAAGTCATGAGCAAGGGAGCAGTGTGAAAAACCTGTTTTTCAGAAAGttgttagtgtacgttttcacATGAGAGGTCATATATGCTGTGTAGAATACGACAGGTAATAACTGTAGAGGGTACTTTGTCCACTGACTCATCCAGCTTGTTAAGAAGACAACACCACCTCCCTTTTAACCGTCCAAATGCCTGCTCCACAGCTACCCTTGCACTCAGGGCTTgagactaacggtagccaactagccacagactagtaaaaattccattttggctagtggtttttGTGCTTCACTAGCCAttctgg is a genomic window of Acropora muricata isolate sample 2 chromosome 8, ASM3666990v1, whole genome shotgun sequence containing:
- the LOC136926509 gene encoding uncharacterized protein, whose translation is MGKAKEIGGFVRATLDKLPDIRADLVRLDDDWQEWGFPELIESLRKWCDRNPTSSRDQMPSTSDPAIHSPPNRGLPTRDSGILNPSYRHSRNRYPPKKNPAYQTKDESAKAASVCVYCNGEDHRSAECGKFPSISQRRRILSDKKLCFNCTGTRHQAQDCRSKNACQRCGSRHHTSICDRLPSNNQMMLVTGDQESSVIYPVVVVVVDGIKCRALLDTGAGSSYVSAALVERLNKRPTHVEHKQIEMMLCSTIQKVRSYTVKVASVDGKFEMTTKVNKVDKGVLLTVTNPHYGELISKYPHLEGVVMEDSDKKSELPIHLILGASEYSRIKTETKPRIGKPSEPIAELTTLGWAMMSSGKEPGLSNVYLTKSSAADYEQLCSLDVLGLKDSPESDQGSVYDEFIEQLDRSEEGWYESGLLWKPGHGRLLTNEHSSIARLEGLVRKLQREPGMIDKYDEIIQEQLKEGIVERVVEEPNERVFYIPHKPVKRETSTTTKLRIVFDASAKPSDESPSLNECLETGPPLQNLLWNVLVRNRVKPVALTADIKQAFLQVRIRAEDRDVLRFHWIKNKDPSTIEVLRFTRALFGLVQSPFLLAGTLRLHLENSRTRYPVGIEEILKSLYVDDIISGGNTTAEVQSLKKTITSVFAEAKFTMHKWNSNDPQLESENVVPVDEQQSYAKQQLGVKTGETKMLGLPWNKREDLIAVTFPEEPVDVTKRGILRFLAAVYDPLGIASPTMLVGKLLYREVCESRLPWDEKVSDRMGQEWLKFVRSLPNKVEVSRSLARFREPVEGVVLHAFGDTSGSGISSAVYAVITQASGVSKGLIAAKSRLAKKNLTIPRLELVAAHMTANLVDNVRTALEGYPITSVYGWSDSTVALHWIKGGGSYKHFVTNRVRKISSKDFIEWRHVDTNHNPADIGSRGCKADQLTNMWLSGPEWLPNPEKWPRDIVTKANKETEAEAKRIKEVFAVAVDTRDDFDEVLEKHNFWRVIRISAWIMRFLQNGRSKKSYRVSGPLTTAETEKQVKWWIKREQERYSATEKFLEDQQRLNLQKNDEGIYLCRGRIQGHYPVYLPPRVSLSEKIVQDAHLLTLHGGVGSTMAHVRQEYWIPRLRQLAKNLISHCYGCKKFHATRFRNPPPGILPVDRTEGLYPSQVVGVDYAGPILYKVSKKLEGKAYILLFACSLTRAVHLELLTDQTTEGFTKCLKRFIARRGRPTKIYSDNGKSFVAASKWLKRIMKDEKTQDFLAHHNILWQFNLARAPWWGGQFERLVGVVKQAFYKAIGRALLMFDELEEVVLDVEVAVNNRPLSYVEDDVELPVLTPVTMMHGQSNLLPEEDADAFENVDLCKRARYVRR